Proteins from one Pseudomonas sp. KBS0710 genomic window:
- the argB gene encoding acetylglutamate kinase gives MTLEREAAANTAKVLSEALPYIRRYVGKTLVIKYGGNAMENEELKNGFARNVVLMKAVGINPVVVHGGGPQIGDLLKRLSIESHFIDGMRVTDAQTMDVVEMVLGGQVNKSIVNLINSHGGSAIGLTGKDAELIRAKKLTVTRMTPEMTTPEIIDIGQVGEVIGINTDLLNLLVKGDFIPVIAPIGVGANGESYNINADLVAGKVAEALKAEKLMLLTNIAGLMDKEGKVLTGLTTQQVDELIADGTIYGGMLPKIRCALEAVQGGVGSSLILDGRVPNAILLEIFTDTGVGTLISNRKRP, from the coding sequence ATGACCCTCGAACGCGAAGCCGCTGCCAATACTGCCAAGGTCCTGTCCGAAGCGTTGCCTTACATTCGACGCTACGTCGGCAAGACGCTGGTGATCAAGTACGGCGGCAATGCCATGGAGAACGAAGAGCTGAAAAATGGCTTCGCGCGCAATGTCGTGCTGATGAAAGCAGTGGGCATCAACCCGGTGGTGGTGCATGGTGGTGGGCCGCAAATCGGCGACCTGCTCAAGCGTCTGTCCATCGAGAGTCACTTCATTGATGGCATGCGCGTCACCGATGCACAAACCATGGACGTGGTCGAAATGGTGTTGGGCGGTCAAGTCAACAAAAGCATTGTCAACTTGATCAATAGCCACGGCGGTAGCGCGATTGGCCTGACCGGCAAAGATGCCGAACTGATCAGGGCCAAGAAACTGACCGTGACGCGAATGACACCGGAGATGACCACTCCAGAAATCATCGACATCGGCCAGGTCGGCGAAGTGATCGGCATCAACACCGACTTGCTGAACCTGTTGGTCAAGGGCGATTTCATCCCGGTGATCGCGCCAATCGGCGTGGGCGCTAACGGTGAGTCCTACAACATCAACGCCGACCTGGTGGCCGGCAAAGTAGCTGAAGCGCTGAAGGCTGAGAAGCTGATGCTGCTGACCAACATCGCCGGCCTGATGGACAAGGAAGGCAAGGTGTTGACCGGCTTGACCACTCAACAAGTGGACGAGCTGATCGCCGATGGCACCATTTACGGCGGCATGCTGCCCAAAATCCGTTGCGCACTGGAAGCCGTGCAAGGCGGCGTGGGCAGTTCGCTGATCCTGGATGGCCGCGTACCGAACGCGATTTTGCTGGAAATCTTCACCGATACCGGTGTGGGCACGCTGATCAGTAACCGCAAGCGGCCTTAA
- the dut gene encoding dUTP diphosphatase: MHALQAKILDPRIGNEFPLPAYATPGSAGLDLRAMLKQDTVLEPGQTILIPTGLSIYVGDPGLAALILPRSGLGHKHGIVLGNLVGLIDSDYQGELMVSCWNRGNTAFNIAIGERIAQLVLVPVVQAHFELVQEFDETQRGAGGFGHSGSH; this comes from the coding sequence ATGCACGCTTTGCAAGCCAAGATCCTCGACCCCCGCATCGGCAACGAATTTCCTCTGCCGGCCTATGCCACGCCGGGCTCTGCCGGCCTGGACCTGCGCGCCATGCTCAAGCAAGACACAGTGCTGGAGCCGGGCCAGACCATCCTCATCCCTACCGGCCTGTCGATCTACGTCGGCGACCCGGGCCTGGCGGCATTGATCCTGCCGCGCTCGGGCCTGGGCCACAAACACGGCATCGTGCTGGGCAACCTCGTAGGCCTGATCGATTCGGACTATCAGGGCGAACTGATGGTGTCGTGCTGGAATCGTGGCAACACTGCATTCAACATCGCTATCGGCGAGCGCATCGCCCAGTTGGTGCTGGTACCGGTGGTACAGGCACACTTCGAACTGGTGCAGGAGTTCGACGAAACTCAGCGCGGCGCAGGTGGTTTTGGGCATTCCGGCAGCCACTGA